The proteins below are encoded in one region of Tsuneonella sp. CC-YZS046:
- a CDS encoding ABC transporter substrate-binding protein, translating into MTAPLDALWYTRCAVPNSFGLAMSHGWIEDRLSGIGIPIRSIKEADDPRIRESHFDHSQPNSLRYGGSSPALWARASGRETRALGLQVTRESQLIVTRPDSGIQSPGDLKGRRFGLPLWVNQQIDFLRAQALRGLENVLELAGLTLADVEIVDFPVGATFAGEKVHRIPGTETFGTRKLAGGSAELRGLVRGDVDAIFLHGATGLYISNLLELDVVFDLASHPDPLVRANNGSPIVLTMDRALLDNAHEVAAAVIGELLKAEDRAALHPEEVRQIAAREVNVSEYWLWRAYGGDQGLALRTTLDEDAVAALQSFADFLHRHRFIPAPVDVASWVDPAPLAAARALIHAEV; encoded by the coding sequence ATGACCGCTCCCCTGGACGCTTTATGGTATACGCGCTGCGCTGTGCCCAACAGCTTCGGCCTGGCGATGAGCCATGGCTGGATCGAGGATCGCCTGTCCGGCATCGGTATTCCGATCCGCTCCATCAAGGAAGCCGACGATCCCAGGATAAGGGAATCCCATTTCGACCATAGCCAGCCCAATTCCCTGCGCTACGGCGGCTCCAGCCCCGCGCTGTGGGCCCGTGCTTCGGGCAGGGAAACGCGGGCATTAGGGCTTCAGGTCACTCGCGAAAGTCAGCTCATCGTGACCCGGCCCGACAGCGGGATACAAAGTCCCGGCGATCTCAAGGGCCGTCGCTTCGGGCTTCCGCTGTGGGTCAATCAGCAGATCGATTTTCTGCGCGCGCAGGCGCTGCGCGGCCTTGAAAATGTGCTGGAGCTGGCCGGGCTGACGCTGGCGGATGTGGAAATCGTCGATTTCCCCGTGGGCGCGACTTTCGCCGGAGAGAAGGTGCACCGGATTCCCGGCACCGAAACTTTCGGTACGCGCAAGCTGGCGGGCGGTTCCGCCGAGTTGCGCGGGCTGGTGCGGGGTGATGTGGACGCCATCTTCCTCCACGGCGCGACCGGCTTGTACATTTCTAATCTCCTGGAACTGGATGTCGTCTTCGATCTGGCGTCCCATCCCGATCCGCTGGTGCGTGCGAACAATGGCAGCCCCATCGTGCTGACGATGGACCGTGCGCTGCTGGACAATGCGCATGAAGTGGCCGCCGCCGTGATCGGCGAGTTGCTGAAGGCGGAAGATCGTGCCGCCCTCCACCCCGAGGAAGTCCGGCAGATCGCGGCGCGGGAGGTGAATGTCAGCGAATACTGGCTCTGGCGCGCCTATGGCGGGGATCAGGGCCTGGCGCTTCGCACCACGCTCGATGAGGACGCCGTCGCGGCGCTGCAGTCCTTTGCCGATTTTCTCCATCGCCACCGCTTCATACCCGCGCCCGTCGATGTCGCTTCCTGGGTCGATCCGGCCCCGCTTGCGGCAGCACGCGCGCTGATCCACGCCGAGGTTTGA